Proteins encoded within one genomic window of Salipaludibacillus agaradhaerens:
- a CDS encoding cystathionine gamma-synthase family protein: MKQPNIGTQSIWAGENDYLAFGATQVPVVHSVSFGYDDMDDWYDVAVGQKEGHIYGRNTNPTVQAFEEKIKILEGAESATSFSTGMAAISNTLSTFLFPGDRIVSIKDTYGGTNKIFTEFLPKQQVEVMLCETGDHEAVEAELAKGCQVLYLETPTNPTVKITDIKRLAKAGKESGAIVIVDNTFATPVNQHPLALGADLVIHSATKFLGGHADALGGALCGSKELVEKVYHYREINGATLDPMAAYLLLRGMKTLKLRVDKQNENAMAVARFLQTIDMVNEVFYPGLDSHSGHEIAKEQMSGFGGMLSFSVRGGVDTVRHLLPKLKYANRAANLGAVETIVGPARTTSHVECTPEERAAMGIPEGLIRYSAGIEDIEDLIADLQQAFAALPADVVIKA; the protein is encoded by the coding sequence ATGAAGCAACCGAATATCGGAACACAATCTATCTGGGCAGGGGAAAATGACTATCTAGCATTTGGGGCTACACAAGTGCCAGTCGTTCACAGTGTCTCTTTTGGGTATGATGACATGGATGACTGGTATGACGTAGCTGTAGGACAAAAAGAGGGTCACATTTATGGGCGTAATACGAATCCCACTGTTCAGGCATTTGAAGAAAAAATTAAAATTCTTGAAGGTGCAGAATCAGCTACTTCCTTCTCCACAGGAATGGCCGCGATCAGTAATACATTAAGTACGTTCCTGTTTCCTGGAGATAGGATAGTATCCATTAAAGACACTTACGGTGGAACGAATAAAATTTTTACAGAGTTTTTACCTAAGCAGCAAGTGGAGGTCATGTTGTGTGAGACGGGAGACCATGAGGCTGTAGAAGCAGAGTTGGCAAAAGGCTGCCAGGTGCTGTACCTTGAAACACCGACAAATCCTACAGTGAAAATCACCGATATTAAACGGCTTGCTAAAGCGGGAAAAGAATCGGGAGCAATTGTTATTGTAGATAATACATTTGCAACACCAGTGAACCAACATCCTTTAGCATTAGGCGCTGACCTTGTGATCCACAGTGCAACGAAATTTTTAGGGGGGCATGCTGATGCGCTAGGGGGAGCATTATGCGGTTCTAAAGAATTAGTGGAAAAAGTGTATCACTATCGGGAAATCAATGGAGCGACACTTGATCCAATGGCGGCCTATTTGCTATTACGAGGTATGAAGACGTTGAAGTTACGAGTGGATAAGCAAAATGAGAATGCTATGGCTGTGGCACGCTTTTTACAAACCATTGACATGGTAAATGAGGTTTTTTATCCAGGGCTTGATTCACATTCAGGCCATGAGATAGCAAAGGAGCAAATGTCAGGATTTGGCGGGATGTTAAGCTTTTCCGTTCGTGGTGGTGTAGATACAGTGAGGCATTTATTGCCAAAACTAAAATATGCTAATCGTGCAGCCAATTTAGGCGCAGTAGAAACGATTGTGGGCCCAGCGAGGACGACGAGTCATGTTGAGTGTACACCAGAGGAGCGAGCTGCTATGGGAATACCAGAAGGTTTAATCCGTTATTCGGCAGGTATTGAAGACATTGAGGACCTTATTGCTGATTTACAGCAAGCGTTTGCTGCTTTACCGGCAGATGTTGTGATAAAAGCATAA
- a CDS encoding homoserine dehydrogenase produces the protein MKIAFIGFGGVGQALVQMIGDTKNTLLEEVGMEIDIVAVSDMMKGAVYDPNGLDGTLLLDTIARHKDLMYYPDTAHTVKGMDSFETIKHSNADMIVEVTYTDVVTGQPAIDHCRLAFENGKSVVTTNKGPVAMAYKELKALAERNTLFWGFEGTVMSGTPALRLPFTTLTGNTITEINGILNGTTNYMITEMERGLSYEEALKTAQARGYAEADPTSDVAGYDARYKAVILANVILKHHITAEEVECTGIEDITASMVKEAVSNDKRWRLIATLKRHETGVEASVGPKLLDKDHPLATITGATNAIVYNCDLAGPIMLTGAGAGLTETAYSLLIDLINGYKSVYHQASQKVVHEHADTSSD, from the coding sequence ATGAAAATAGCATTCATTGGCTTTGGCGGTGTAGGGCAAGCTCTTGTGCAAATGATTGGCGATACGAAGAATACATTGTTAGAGGAAGTCGGAATGGAAATAGACATTGTAGCCGTATCAGATATGATGAAAGGGGCTGTCTATGACCCTAATGGGCTTGACGGAACGCTTCTTCTCGACACTATTGCACGTCATAAAGATCTGATGTATTACCCTGATACAGCTCATACTGTGAAAGGGATGGATAGTTTTGAAACAATTAAGCACTCGAATGCAGACATGATCGTTGAAGTCACTTACACGGATGTGGTGACAGGACAACCGGCAATCGATCATTGTCGACTTGCATTTGAAAATGGTAAAAGTGTTGTCACAACTAATAAAGGGCCAGTGGCTATGGCATATAAAGAGCTTAAAGCATTGGCGGAAAGAAACACCCTTTTCTGGGGATTTGAAGGGACCGTCATGAGTGGTACACCTGCATTAAGGCTTCCATTCACGACATTAACTGGAAATACGATAACAGAAATAAACGGTATTTTAAATGGTACGACCAACTATATGATCACTGAAATGGAGCGTGGGCTTAGTTATGAGGAAGCTTTAAAAACAGCTCAAGCGAGAGGCTATGCGGAAGCAGACCCAACGAGCGATGTGGCAGGTTATGATGCTCGTTACAAGGCGGTGATACTTGCGAATGTTATTTTAAAACATCACATAACAGCAGAAGAGGTAGAATGTACTGGAATTGAAGATATAACGGCATCTATGGTAAAAGAAGCGGTGTCTAATGATAAACGGTGGCGGTTAATCGCCACACTGAAACGGCATGAAACAGGAGTGGAAGCATCTGTAGGACCAAAATTACTTGATAAAGATCACCCATTAGCAACGATTACCGGTGCAACGAATGCGATTGTTTATAACTGTGATTTAGCTGGACCCATAATGCTTACAGGGGCAGGGGCAGGCTTAACCGAAACTGCCTATTCTTTACTCATTGACCTTATTAATGGATACAAATCAGTTTATCATCAAGCAAGTCAAAAGGTGGTGCATGAGCATGCAGATACAAGTTCGGACTGA